The following proteins are encoded in a genomic region of Vigna radiata var. radiata cultivar VC1973A unplaced genomic scaffold, Vradiata_ver6 scaffold_7, whole genome shotgun sequence:
- the LOC106753808 gene encoding uncharacterized protein LOC106753808 isoform X2 produces MVVLRKQICNGREKRDRIGGDGTVNNSGRLAPFSFFAAEKNQGFGENWFSHFGFGNGDGKMKRMKVVFSCREEEXGFMXEGFGAGMLVWCDWFCLLCLTQVKIEGSYIKCYYPDSQGDLRLAREFWLTEDNGKQAHTTIYTNQISFVHLSAHIKKAQSWACRWAWLKSLVTLQVLESYAES; encoded by the exons ATGGTGGTGCTAAGGAAACAGATTTGCAATGGCCGAGAGAAACGAGATAGAATTGGTGGAGATGGTACCGTAAACAACTCAGGGAGATTAGctcccttttctttctttgcagcTGAGAAGAATCAAGGTTTTGGGGAGAACTGGTTTAGCCATTTCGGCTTTGGTAATGGGGACGggaaaatgaagagaatgaaGGTTGTTTTTTCTTGCAGAGAAGAGGAATTNGGGTTTATGCNTGAGGGGTTTGGGGCTGGAATGTTGGTTTGGTGTGATTGGTTCTGTTTATTGTGTTTGACACAGGTCAAGATCGAGGGCAGCTACATCAAATGTTACTACCCAGATTCACAGGGAGACCTACGGCTCGCAAGGGAG TTTTGGTTAACAGAGGATAATGGAAAGCAAGCGCACACAACCATTTACACTAATCAAATATCATTCGTTCACCTCTCGGCACACATAAAGAAAGCACAATCATGGGCATGTAGATGGGCGTGGCTAAAGAGCTTAG TAACCTTGCAGGTGCTGGAAAGCTATGCCGAAAGCTAA
- the LOC106753808 gene encoding uncharacterized protein LOC106753808 isoform X1 codes for MVVLRKQICNGREKRDRIGGDGTVNNSGRLAPFSFFAAEKNQGFGENWFSHFGFGNGDGKMKRMKVVFSCREEEXGFMXEGFGAGMLVWCDWFCLLCLTQVKIEGSYIKCYYPDSQGDLRLAREFWLTEDNGKQAHTTIYTNQISFVHLSAHIKKAQSWACRWAWLKSLGAGKLCRKLMILLLFGREVLFFPQVVMIGDGETLR; via the exons ATGGTGGTGCTAAGGAAACAGATTTGCAATGGCCGAGAGAAACGAGATAGAATTGGTGGAGATGGTACCGTAAACAACTCAGGGAGATTAGctcccttttctttctttgcagcTGAGAAGAATCAAGGTTTTGGGGAGAACTGGTTTAGCCATTTCGGCTTTGGTAATGGGGACGggaaaatgaagagaatgaaGGTTGTTTTTTCTTGCAGAGAAGAGGAATTNGGGTTTATGCNTGAGGGGTTTGGGGCTGGAATGTTGGTTTGGTGTGATTGGTTCTGTTTATTGTGTTTGACACAGGTCAAGATCGAGGGCAGCTACATCAAATGTTACTACCCAGATTCACAGGGAGACCTACGGCTCGCAAGGGAG TTTTGGTTAACAGAGGATAATGGAAAGCAAGCGCACACAACCATTTACACTAATCAAATATCATTCGTTCACCTCTCGGCACACATAAAGAAAGCACAATCATGGGCATGTAGATGGGCGTGGCTAAAGAGCTTAG GTGCTGGAAAGCTATGCCGAAAGCTAATGATTCTCCTTCTCTTTGGCCGTGAGGTGCTCTTTTTTCCCCAAGTTGTGATGATAGGAGATGGTGAAACGTTGAGATGA
- the LOC106753808 gene encoding uncharacterized protein LOC106753808 isoform X3 encodes MVVLRKQICNGREKRDRIGGDGTVNNSGRLAPFSFFAAEKNQGFGENWFSHFGFGNGDGKMKRMKVKIEGSYIKCYYPDSQGDLRLAREFWLTEDNGKQAHTTIYTNQISFVHLSAHIKKAQSWACRWAWLKSLGAGKLCRKLMILLLFGREVLFFPQVVMIGDGETLR; translated from the exons ATGGTGGTGCTAAGGAAACAGATTTGCAATGGCCGAGAGAAACGAGATAGAATTGGTGGAGATGGTACCGTAAACAACTCAGGGAGATTAGctcccttttctttctttgcagcTGAGAAGAATCAAGGTTTTGGGGAGAACTGGTTTAGCCATTTCGGCTTTGGTAATGGGGACGggaaaatgaagagaatgaaG GTCAAGATCGAGGGCAGCTACATCAAATGTTACTACCCAGATTCACAGGGAGACCTACGGCTCGCAAGGGAG TTTTGGTTAACAGAGGATAATGGAAAGCAAGCGCACACAACCATTTACACTAATCAAATATCATTCGTTCACCTCTCGGCACACATAAAGAAAGCACAATCATGGGCATGTAGATGGGCGTGGCTAAAGAGCTTAG GTGCTGGAAAGCTATGCCGAAAGCTAATGATTCTCCTTCTCTTTGGCCGTGAGGTGCTCTTTTTTCCCCAAGTTGTGATGATAGGAGATGGTGAAACGTTGAGATGA